One genomic region from Spirosoma sp. KCTC 42546 encodes:
- a CDS encoding osmoprotectant transporter permease, which translates to MNFFWIFWGIDAVIALIFFYFFFVGIADGSVSSFNAGLWFLLLTVLGAVLIGGYWLHTHQHEQGAKILLGLLAIPGLLCGLFFLILILTNPRWN; encoded by the coding sequence ATGAACTTCTTCTGGATTTTTTGGGGTATCGACGCTGTGATTGCTCTCATTTTCTTTTATTTCTTTTTTGTCGGTATAGCTGATGGCTCTGTATCATCTTTTAATGCGGGCTTGTGGTTTTTACTACTTACTGTTCTGGGAGCAGTATTAATAGGAGGGTATTGGCTTCATACCCATCAACATGAGCAAGGAGCTAAGATTTTGTTAGGTTTACTGGCTATACCAGGTCTCTTATGTGGCCTTTTCTTTTTAATTCTTATTCTGACCAATCCCCGCTGGAACTAA
- a CDS encoding ATP-binding protein, giving the protein MFQRIHNRNSYEGHGIGLTLCRRIVENHGGKLYATSIKHQGTTFYILFPVNLLNWATIHLDC; this is encoded by the coding sequence ATGTTCCAGCGGATTCATAACCGAAACAGCTACGAAGGACATGGTATTGGATTAACACTTTGTCGACGGATCGTTGAGAATCATGGTGGCAAGCTTTACGCAACGTCAATTAAACATCAGGGCACAACCTTTTATATTTTATTCCCAGTTAATCTGCTTAACTGGGCAACTATACATTTGGATTGTTAG
- a CDS encoding FKBP-type peptidyl-prolyl cis-trans isomerase yields MNKYGYVLAVCWLLAGSCRQADQSPCNLTTVTTKAPQEEIAALKQYIGTNRIAAKADNRGFYYTIQSPGLGAKPTICSNVTVNYTGMLTNGATFDSGSGISFDLNQLIVGWQEGIPLVAPGGSITLYLPPSLAYGSQEQNDIPANSILVFKIDLIKIN; encoded by the coding sequence ATGAATAAATACGGATATGTGCTGGCCGTTTGCTGGCTACTCGCTGGTAGTTGTCGGCAAGCCGACCAGTCACCTTGCAACCTAACAACCGTTACCACCAAAGCACCGCAAGAGGAGATTGCCGCCCTTAAACAGTATATCGGCACTAACAGGATTGCGGCAAAAGCGGATAATCGTGGGTTTTATTATACTATTCAGTCGCCTGGCTTGGGTGCCAAGCCAACCATTTGCTCTAATGTGACTGTTAACTACACAGGTATGCTGACGAATGGGGCAACATTTGATAGCGGTAGTGGCATAAGCTTTGACTTAAATCAACTAATTGTGGGCTGGCAGGAAGGTATACCGCTCGTGGCGCCAGGCGGTAGTATTACACTCTATTTACCGCCAAGTCTGGCCTATGGATCTCAGGAGCAGAATGATATTCCAGCTAACTCAATTCTTGTTTTTAAGATTGACCTTATTAAAATTAATTAG
- a CDS encoding aspartyl protease family protein, which translates to MKTVSFILILLVVTQITKATDQSCKIIDDTYGFFFTGNRTQTRIPFQFQSNLIIVSVCMNDVDSLRLLVDTGVAHTIITDRHAFKKRPLTLSRQIKLTGMGAGSATTASVSINNTLSIGYLRAEHHNVVILEEDVLKLSEYAGLSIHGLIGYELFADLVVTIDFQRRELVLMQPQQYRYHHRKGERYPITILDRKAYLDALSIFDGIRFRPLRVVLDTGAGQALLLNRFHNGPTLPLPDKVVQVPLGSGFNGLISGAVGRFQKVNVGRFQLDDMLVSFPDSSDFSLKIRDMPERQGNIGCELLRRFLVTINYPNRYIVLKPVRRIMRERFEHDMSGLELRAKGETLRTYFINNVNSNSPAEQAGLQVGDELLVVNGSLATTMTISDIYRILQAGEGKLVALVIQRNRQRFTVRFTLKRLI; encoded by the coding sequence ATGAAAACCGTATCATTTATACTGATTTTGCTGGTTGTCACTCAGATTACTAAAGCTACCGATCAATCCTGTAAAATCATTGATGATACATATGGTTTTTTCTTCACTGGTAACCGTACCCAGACACGCATTCCTTTTCAGTTTCAGTCAAATCTGATTATTGTTTCGGTGTGTATGAATGATGTTGACTCACTGCGATTACTTGTTGATACCGGAGTTGCTCATACGATCATTACGGATCGGCATGCGTTCAAAAAACGTCCGCTTACTTTAAGTCGCCAGATTAAGCTTACAGGTATGGGTGCAGGCAGCGCAACAACAGCATCTGTGTCTATTAACAATACGCTGAGCATAGGATACCTCCGGGCAGAACATCACAATGTAGTTATTCTGGAGGAGGATGTATTAAAATTGTCAGAGTATGCGGGTCTATCCATCCACGGCCTAATTGGCTATGAACTATTTGCCGATCTCGTTGTAACGATTGACTTCCAGCGTCGAGAGTTGGTCCTAATGCAACCCCAGCAGTATCGATACCACCATCGGAAAGGTGAACGCTATCCAATTACAATTCTGGATCGAAAAGCCTATCTGGATGCGCTGTCAATTTTTGACGGGATTCGGTTCAGGCCGCTCCGTGTAGTGCTTGATACGGGTGCGGGTCAGGCATTATTACTCAATCGGTTTCATAACGGACCAACGCTACCACTCCCCGATAAAGTTGTACAGGTTCCGTTGGGATCGGGATTCAACGGATTGATTAGTGGGGCAGTTGGCCGGTTTCAAAAGGTAAACGTTGGTCGCTTTCAATTGGATGATATGCTCGTCTCGTTTCCTGATAGTTCGGATTTTAGTCTTAAGATCCGAGACATGCCCGAACGACAAGGCAATATAGGGTGTGAACTGCTGCGCCGGTTTCTCGTTACGATCAATTATCCGAATCGGTATATTGTATTAAAGCCAGTTAGGCGAATCATGCGGGAGCGTTTTGAACACGACATGAGTGGGCTGGAACTTCGGGCTAAAGGCGAAACGCTCCGTACTTATTTTATTAACAACGTCAATTCGAACTCACCAGCAGAACAAGCAGGGTTACAGGTTGGAGATGAATTATTAGTGGTGAATGGAAGCCTGGCTACTACAATGACTATCAGCGATATATACCGAATACTTCAGGCAGGAGAAGGAAAGTTGGTTGCGTTGGTTATCCAGCGAAATCGCCAGCGCTTTACGGTTCGCTTTACGCTAAAACGACTTATATAA